A genomic segment from Schistosoma mansoni, WGS project CABG00000000 data, chromosome 1 unplaced supercontig 0094, strain Puerto Rico, whole genome shotgun sequence encodes:
- a CDS encoding growth hormone secretagogue receptor,putative, with amino-acid sequence MKEISIKVSSHRLGFISRPSYNYPLNHIKLHRVNLQQTMTDLNDTIHLNCTIRYLLNQTNLNPISIFDRYPQCELQRKFMPIFLYIVRIFMLIWLLSGIFGNIISFLIWISKQQRRKNSSAIYLATLSITDLILILLLINYDLERYWCVRGVTIIPGICQIFQCLFIFTQYYSIVLVFGFTLERYLAVCFPFKRHKLCTTQRAILAVVILSLFIIGPTLSQAVLWTYDNGECRMRIHVAMDERFQTLLFVQEVLFSLVIPLATLIFNILVLCEMRRLIKSSHILKISKYHTNISSSSMNTTHNDNSRLTYKRINYKQLFKQRKSNTTHNLISSNNTTTTNGINDHKRISSIYSKHNESIGTPNFSPTKTSRMNSMDNNNNSNKESTQFISATLMLIILSFYLIACTVPTGIVYLIQFHWLQPDDCLNDDVILQSNEWTIFFQRITTKGLIDALCASHYACNFFIYFLTCTSFKKQVINIIKCKFKRINDYYYNTDYGTDTLILSRRTAPRSLRHLSENDLSIDTNHKPLVIYNHHHNNNSSG; translated from the coding sequence GTATCATCGCATCGGTTAGGATTCATTAGTCGTCCTTCGTACAACTACCCACTTAACCACATTAAACTACATAGAGTTAACCTTCAGCAAACTATGACAGATCTAAATGATACTATACATTTAAATTGTACTATACGTTATTTATTAAATCAAACTAATCTTAATCCAATTTCTATATTTGATCGTTATCCCCAATGTGAATTACAAAGAAAATTTATgccaatttttttatatattgtaaGAATTTTCATGTTAATTTGGTTACTAAGCGGGATATTTGGTAATATTATATCTTTTTTAATATGGATATCAAAACAACAAAGACGTAAAAATAGTTCAGCTATTTATTTGGCAACATTATCCATTACAGATCTTAttcttatattattattaattaattatgatTTAGAACGTTATTGGTGTGTAAGAGGGGTGACTATTATCCCAGGTATATGTCaaatttttcaatgtttatttatatttacacAATATTATTCTATAGTATTGGTTTTCGGTTTTACATTAGAACGTTACCTAGCTGTATGTTTCCCATTTAAACGACATAAATTATGTACAACACAAAGAGCTATCCTAGCTGTTGTcattttatctttattcataaTTGGACCAACATTATCCCAAGCTGTATTATGGACATATGATAATGGTGAATGTCGTATGCGTATTCATGTTGCTATGGATGAAAGATTTcaaacattattatttgtacaagaagtattattttcattagttatACCATTAGCTACATTAATATTTAATATTCTTGTATTATGTGAAATGAGACGATTAATTAAATCAAGtcatatattaaaaatatctaaatatcatactaatatatcatcatcatctatgaATACTActcataatgataatagtagatTAACATATAAACGTAtaaattataaacaattatttaaacaaaggAAATCTAATACTACTCATAATTTAATAagtagtaataatactactactactaatggtATAAATGATCATAAACGAATAAGTAGTATCTATTCTAAACATAATGAATCAATTGGTACACCAAATTTTAGTCCAACTAAAACATCTCGAATGAATTctatggataataataataattcaaacaaagaatCTACACAATTTATATCAGCTACAttaatgttaattattttatcattttatttaattgcatGTACAGTACCAACTGGTATTGTCTACTTAATACAATTTCATTGGTTACAACCAGATGATTGTTTAAATGATGATGTAATCCTACAATCTAATGAATGGACTATATTCTTTCAAAGGATTACAACAAAGGGGTTAATTGATGCATTATGTGCATCACATTATGcatgtaatttttttatttattttttaacttGTACTAGTTTTAAAAAACaagtaataaatattattaaatgtaaatttaaacgaataaatgattattattataatacaGATTATGGTACAGATACATTAATCTTATCTAGACGTACAGCACCAAGATCATTACGTCATTTATCTGAGAATGATTTAAGCATAGATACTAATCATAAACCATTAGTGatttataatcatcatcataataataatagttctggTTAA